From Clarias gariepinus isolate MV-2021 ecotype Netherlands chromosome 2, CGAR_prim_01v2, whole genome shotgun sequence, one genomic window encodes:
- the LOC128518012 gene encoding trace amine-associated receptor 13c-like — protein sequence MNLTEFYQSDRCEHFSCPEGSVSPAVYILLYVCSAAVVLLTVCGNLLVIISVFHFKQLHTPTNMLVLSLAVSDFLVGVFAMPLLLSWTLESCWISGRVFCICFLLIGGFLTILSICTIALIAVDRYLALSNPFFYTSMISRRTMCIVIYFNWSVCLVYNTAFHYFNGSFTGSVMCPGECLLSVNEVWYVIDHVFFFIFPLSIIIILYTLVFVIVKKHATAIRELNNHTRTKTQKISSHLMKSERKAAKVLGILVSVFLVCLLPYFIYSLLGGVIKLQTETLHKLIIIIYLNSTFNPFIYALFYPWFRKCIKLIITLQIFQTDSALINVLS from the coding sequence ATGAACCTGACAGAGTTTTACCAGTCTGATCGCTGTGAGCATTTCTCCTGTCCAGAGGGATCTGTATCTCCTGCAGTttatatcttactgtatgtgtgttcagctgctgtggttctgctaacagtgtgtggaaatctgctcgtcatcatctctgtttttcactttaagcagcttcacacaccgACTAACATGCTCGTGCTCTCTCTTGCAGTGTCAGATTTCCTTGTTGGTGTTTTTGCAATGCCACTGTTGTTAAGCTGGACACTCGAGTCATGCTGGATAAGTGGGAGAGTGTTCTGCatctgttttttgttaattggtgGTTTTCTTACAATTCTGTCCATCTGTACTATTGCTCTGATTGCTGTAGATCGTTATTTGGCTCTTTCAAACCCATTCTTCTACACAAGCATGATTTCTAGGAGGACTATGTgcattgtgatttattttaactggtctgtgtgtctggtgtataacacagcatttcattaTTTCAATGGAAGCTTCACAGGTTCTGTAATGTGTCCTGGAGAATGTTTACTCTCTGTGAATGAGGTTTGGTATGTAATTGACCATgtatttttcttcatatttccaCTTTCTATCATAATCATATTGTATACTCTAGTTTTTGTGATTGTTaagaaacatgccactgctatcagagaacttaataatcacacacggactaaaacacagaaaataagCTCACACTTaatgaaatctgagagaaaagcagctaaagtcctcggcattttagtatctgtgtttctggtgtgtttacttccatattttatttatagtttattagGTGGTGTCATTAAGCTACAGACAGAAACTCttcataaattaattattataatttatcttAATTCCACctttaatccatttatttatgctttgttttacccatggtttaggaagtgcattaaattaattataactcTGCAAATATTTCAAACAGACTCTGCATTAATCAATGTGCTTTCATGA
- the LOC128518010 gene encoding trace amine-associated receptor 13c-like, protein MPVFLTLTEFNQSDRCKHFSCPERSVSPAVYVLLYVCSAAVVLLTVCGNLLVIISVFHFKQLHTRTNTLVLSLTMSDFLVGAFVMPPMLSWTIESCWIFGRGFCICFLLVGGFLIILSIYNVAFIAVDRYLALSNPFLYTSTISRRTMCIVIYSNWSLSLLYNTVVFYFNGSFTGSVICPGECYVFLNDVLSVIDLIYSFIFPCSVIIIFYTLVFMIAKKHATAIRELNNHTRRKTQKKYSHTEKKAAKVLCILVAVFLVCLLPYFIYNLLGNVIELQTKTLHIVFIIIYLNSTINPFIYALFYPWFRRCIKLIITLQILNTDSALMNVLS, encoded by the coding sequence ATGCCTGTTTTCTTGACCCTGACAGAGTTTAACCAGTCTGATCGCTGTAAACATTTCTCCTGTCCAGAGAGATCTGTATCTCCTGCAGTTTATGTCCTATTATatgtgtgttcagctgctgtggttctgctaacagtgtgtggaaatctgctcgtcatcatctctgtttttcACTTCAAGCAACTTCACACACGTACTAACACACTTGTGCTGTCTCTTACTATGTCAGATTTTCTTGTTGGTGCTTTTGTAATGCCACCCATGTTAAGCTGGACAATCGAGTCATGCTGGATATTTGGGAGAGGTTTCTGCATCTGTTTTTTGTTAGTTGGTGGATTTCTTATTATCTTATCCATCTATAATGTTGCTTTTATCGCTGTGGATCGGTATTTGGCTCTCTCGAATCCATTCCTCTACACAAGCACAATTTCTAGGAGGACTATGTGCATTGTGATTTATTCTAACTGGTCTTTGTCCCTGCTATACAACActgtagttttttattttaatggaagCTTTACAGGTTCTGTAATTTGTCCTGGAGAGTGTTATGTTTTTCTAAATGATGTTTTGTCTGTAATTGACCttatatattcttttatttttccatgttctgttataatcattttttataCTCTGGTTTTTATGATAGCTaagaaacatgccactgctatTAGAGAGCTTAATAACCACACACGGcgtaaaacacaaaaaaaatactcacacactgagaaaaaagcagctaaagtcctcTGCATATTAGTGGCtgtgtttctggtgtgtttacttccatattttatatataatttattaggCAATGTTATTGAACTACAGACAAAAACTCTTCATATagtctttattataatttatcttAACTCCAccattaatccatttatttatgctctgtTTTACCCATGGTTTAGGAGGTGCATTAAACTAATCATAACTCTCCAAATATTAAACACAGATTCTGCGTTAATGaatgttctttcataa